A region of Neovison vison isolate M4711 chromosome 7, ASM_NN_V1, whole genome shotgun sequence DNA encodes the following proteins:
- the MYOD1 gene encoding myoblast determination protein 1 produces the protein MELLSPPLRDVDLTGPDGALCNFASADDFYDDPCFDSSDLRFFEDLDPRLVHVGALLKPEEHSHFPAAVHPAPGTREDEHVRAPSGHHQAGRCLLWACKACKRKTTNADRRKAATMRERRRLSKVNEAFETLKRCTSSNPNQRLPKVEILRNAIRYIEGLQALLRDQDSAPPGAAAAFYAPGPLPPGRVGEHYSGDSDASSPRSNCSDGMMDYSGPPNGARRRNCYDGTYYSETPGEPRPGKSAAVSSLDCLSSIVERISTDSPTAPALLLADAPPESSPGPQEEAAQSEVERGAPTPSPDAAPQCPAGANPNPIYQVL, from the exons ATGGAGCTGCTGTCGCCGCCGCTCCGAGACGTAGACTTGACTGGCCCCGACGGCGCCCTCTGCAACTTTGCCTCCGCGGATGATTTCTATGATGACCCTTGTTTCGACTCCTCCGACCTGCGATTCTTCGAGGACCTGGACCCGCGCCTCGTGCACGTGGGCGCACTCCTGAAGCCCGAGGAACACTCGCACTTCCCGGCGGCGGTGCACCCGGCGCCCGGCACGCGCGAGGACGAGCATGTGCGCGCTCCCAGCGGGCACCACCAGGCTGGCCGCTGTCTGCTGTGGGCCTGCAAAGCGTGTAAGCGCAAGACCACTAACGCCGACCGCCGCAAGGCCGCCACCATGCGCGAGCGGCGCCGCCTGAGCAAAGTCAACGAGGCTTTCGAGACGCTCAAGCGCTGCACGTCCAGCAACCCGAACCAGCGGCTGCCCAAGGTGGAGATCCTGCGCAATGCGATTCGCTACATCGAAGGCCTGCAGGCGCTGCTGCGCGACCAGGACTCCGCGCCCCCTGGTGCCGCCGCTGCCTTCTACGCCCCTGGCCCGCTGCCCCCAGGCCGTGTGGGCGAACACTACAGCGGCGACTCAGACGCGTCCAGCCCGCGGTCCAACTGCTCCGACGGCATG ATGGACTACAGCGGCCCCCCGAACGGTGCCCGGCGGCGGAACTGCTACGATGGCACCTACTACAGCGAGACGCCGGGCG AACCCAGGCCCGGGAAGAGTGCCGCGGTGTCGAGCCTCGACTGCCTGTCCAGCATCGTGGAGCGCATCTCCACCGACAGCCCCACCGCACCCGCGCTTCTGCTGGCGGATGCGCCGCCGGAGTCTTCTCCCGGCCCACAGGAGGAAGCCGCCCAGAGCGAGGTCGAGCGCGgcgcccccaccccttccccggaCGCTGCCCCGCAGTGCCCCGCGGGCGCAAACCCCAACCCCATCTACCAGGTGCTCTGA